The Heyndrickxia acidicola sequence TATTCGATGATGATACAGGCTTTAGTGTGGAGGCAGAGTTCCGGCAGCAGCGCCAATTTTTAAAAGAGCCTGTTATGATACAGGCTTTAAGAAAATGGGTGCAATTCCAGCATGGCCTTGATCCTTTTTCGGCGGGTTTACAACTGGAACTGGACGATCAGGAAGGTATCGTTGCATATGTAAAATAATGATTGCTAATGCCTCAGGGTAGTTAATCTACTCTGAGATTTTTCGATATTT is a genomic window containing:
- a CDS encoding DUF2653 family protein, with product MTTVKLFEQEVINALCVYISRKESISPEEVMVELLFDDDTGFSVEAEFRQQRQFLKEPVMIQALRKWVQFQHGLDPFSAGLQLELDDQEGIVAYVK